A stretch of uncultured Flavobacterium sp. DNA encodes these proteins:
- a CDS encoding polysaccharide biosynthesis/export family protein — MTKNSFFILLLASTLFTSCIPIKDLVYLQNKNVSGEQNTISAVESKPYRLQVNDILSISIKAIDPKLVSIFSTTENSSTVSGKTEAALYFDGFTVDDHGNIRMPILGEINVIGYTPEEVRIVIEKKLLEEYFKTDANVFVTVKLAGFRYTINGEVGSTGTKVLFKEHVNIMEAIANSGDINTVGDRKAVTVIRQTPTGVLMSNIDLTDVNVMKSPYYYLQPNDYIYVKPLKQKTWGTGQTGIQSIGTIITLLSLATTVYLIIKK, encoded by the coding sequence ATGACTAAAAACAGCTTTTTTATATTACTATTAGCCAGTACACTATTTACATCTTGTATTCCTATAAAAGATTTGGTGTATTTGCAAAATAAAAACGTTTCTGGAGAACAAAATACTATTTCGGCAGTAGAGTCTAAACCATATAGATTGCAGGTAAATGATATTTTAAGTATCAGTATAAAAGCAATTGATCCTAAATTGGTTTCTATTTTCAGCACAACAGAAAATTCTTCAACAGTTAGTGGAAAAACAGAAGCGGCTTTGTATTTTGATGGATTTACAGTTGATGATCATGGTAATATTAGAATGCCAATTTTAGGAGAAATTAATGTAATAGGTTATACGCCTGAAGAGGTTAGGATAGTAATTGAAAAAAAATTGCTTGAAGAATATTTTAAAACCGATGCAAATGTTTTTGTAACTGTCAAGTTAGCGGGCTTTAGATATACTATTAACGGTGAAGTTGGGAGTACCGGAACAAAAGTTTTGTTTAAAGAACATGTAAATATTATGGAGGCTATAGCTAACTCAGGTGATATCAATACGGTTGGGGATAGAAAAGCTGTTACAGTAATTCGCCAAACTCCAACTGGAGTATTGATGAGTAATATTGATCTTACAGATGTCAATGTGATGAAATCTCCCTATTATTACCTACAGCCTAACGACTATATTTACGTAAAGCCTTTGAAACAAAAAACTTGGGGAACTGGCCAGACTGGTATACAGTCAATAGGTACTATAATTACTTTATTGTCATTAGCAACAACGGTATATTTAATTATCAAAAAATAA
- the recR gene encoding recombination mediator RecR, which yields MEFSSKLIEKAVNEMSQLPGIGKRTALRLVLHLLKQPKEQTVFLSQALLNMRADIKFCESCHNISDTKVCEICANAARNHQTICVVEDIRDVMAIENTGQYKGIYHVLGGKISPIEGVGPSQLNISSLVEKVKSGKVVEIIFALSSTMEGDTTNFYIYKQIAESEIIISTIARGISVGDELEYADEITLGRSILHRIPFEKTFKNN from the coding sequence ATGGAATTTTCATCAAAATTAATAGAAAAAGCAGTCAACGAAATGTCTCAATTACCAGGAATTGGTAAGAGAACAGCATTGCGATTGGTTCTTCATTTATTAAAACAACCAAAAGAACAAACGGTTTTTTTATCTCAAGCACTATTAAACATGCGTGCAGATATTAAGTTTTGCGAAAGTTGTCACAATATTTCAGACACAAAAGTTTGTGAGATTTGTGCAAACGCAGCAAGAAATCATCAAACGATTTGTGTTGTTGAGGATATTCGTGATGTTATGGCTATTGAAAATACTGGTCAGTATAAAGGAATTTATCATGTTCTTGGTGGGAAAATTTCTCCAATTGAAGGTGTTGGCCCAAGTCAGTTGAATATTTCAAGTTTAGTCGAAAAAGTAAAATCAGGAAAAGTAGTAGAGATCATTTTTGCTTTAAGTTCAACTATGGAAGGTGATACTACGAATTTTTATATTTATAAACAGATAGCCGAATCAGAAATTATAATTTCTACGATAGCAAGAGGTATTTCTGTTGGCGATGAATTAGAATACGCAGACGAAATTACCCTCGGACGGAGTATTCTACATCGTATTCCGTTTGAAAAAACTTTCAAAAACAATTAA